A stretch of DNA from Candidatus Eisenbacteria bacterium:
TCGTCCGGCCGTCCCACGTGATCTTGTGCGCCCCCGCGGAAAGCGTCGCGGCGCCGAGGTCCGCCACCGCGCGGCCGTCGACCCCGTAGACCGCCATGCGGACGCGCGCCGCGGCCGGCAGCGCGAAGGACAGGTGGACGCGGTCGACG
This window harbors:
- a CDS encoding FlgD immunoglobulin-like domain containing protein, coding for VDRVHLSFALPAAARVRMAVYGVDGRAVADLGAATLSAGAHKITWDGRTSDGRPAGAGLYFLRVQGPGIALTRSVVRLR